From Anopheles coluzzii chromosome 3, AcolN3, whole genome shotgun sequence, the proteins below share one genomic window:
- the LOC120957890 gene encoding uncharacterized protein LOC120957890: MLRWVQNFRWRSLRSGLKSKLAKSPSEGDRRIEDNHSPNTLSGSCPCHVRLAKEADSPAIVQFVQAILLHHEPLVRSLHVCRSSASESGLADYIRVLLPDSFTLLAVNPVQPERIVGVAIGRRSCHWDGKRLIERADRTRCDQLRKLLYIWSIVEAEPNLHQHFCTRCLFEIAFLATAIDAQRRGIGLHLTQRSVALARDLGFHFVRMNCTCEYSSRVATKAGLECHWTVPYHHLVDSTEQPVALPDPPHTHIKVHAMALFPDAVH, translated from the exons ATGCTCCGTTGGGTGCAAAATTTTCGTTGGCGCTCGCTACGGTCGGGCTTAAAATCGAAGCTTGCAAAATCCCCGTCAGAAGGGGATCGTCGCATCGAGGACAACCACTCGCCGAATACATTATCGGGCAGC TGTCCCTGTCACGTGCGGCTAGCGAAGGAAGCGGATAGCCCGGCCATCGTGCAGTTTGTGCAGGCGATCCTGCTGCACCACGAACCGCTCGTTCGGTCGCTCCACGTGTGTCGCTCCAGCGCAAGCGAGTCCGGACTGGCCGACTACATAcgggtgctgctgccggaCAGCTTCACGCTGCTGGCGGTCAACCCCGTGCAGCCCGAACGGATCGTAGGCGTTGCGATTGGGCGGCGCAGCTGCCACTGGGACGGCAAGCGGCTGATCGAGCGTGCGGATCGAACGCGCTGTGACCAGCTTCGTAAGCTGCTTTACATCTGGTCCATCGTCGAGGCGGAACCGAACCTGCATCAGCACTTTTGCACCCGCTGTCTGTTTGAG ATTGCATTTCTCGCGACGGCCATCGATGCACAGCGCCGGGGCATCGGGCTGCACCTGACGCAGCGTTCGGTTGCGCTGGCACGGGACTTGGGATTCCACTTCGTGCGGATGAACTGCACCTGCGAGTACAG CTCGCGGGTGGCCACGAAAGCCGGCCTCGAGTGTCACTGGACGGTGCCGTACCATCATCTCGTCGACAGCACGGAGCAGCCGGTCGCGCTGCCGGACCCGCCCCACACGCATATCAAAGTGCACGCGATGGCCCTGTTTCCCGACGCTGTCCATTAA